The Campylobacter sp. genome contains the following window.
CAAATCCGCTCTGCTAAATGAAATTTACGCTTTGAAATTTTACAAAAACGCGCTGTTTGATCTGGCGCTGTCGCAGAGCCCTAGCGCGCTAAAAATCGCTCTTTTGTTTCTGATCTGTGCGGGAGATTTCCTCTTTTACTGCGCGATCTTGCATCTTTGCGCCTTCGTGCTTTTTATGCCGCGAGCCACGTCCGCGCCCAAAATAGGGCGCTTTAGTGGAACGATCTTTGCGCTTGCTTATGTCACGCTGTGTTTGATCTGCGCCGCGCAGACGCGCGCGGCAGGCGGCGGCTCGGAGAGTGTGCATCCTAAAAGCGCGGTCGAGACGAGCGTGCAGATCGTGCTGCAAAGCGGCGAGCGGCTGATTTTAAGCGCGCGCGAGGCGGACGTTCTAAGAGGCGAGCTAAACGCCACGCGCTTTGCCGCGGAGGCAAACGCCGCATCCGCGCTAAATAGCTACATCGACGCCGTTTACGACGAGGGCGCGAGGCTTAGCGCGCAGAAAATGGCGGATTTCAATTACTCGTTTCTGAGCGATTATCTGGTGCTGTGGCACGGCGTGTGGGACGATGACGCGGGGGCGTATCTGAATGAGAAATTTGCGCTCTTCGTAAGCGAAAGCTTCCCGAAGGATTTTGGCGAAAACATCGCTAAAATCGCTGCGGCAAACGTCAAAAATTATGAGAGCTCGCTAAATTTTACGCTCAAAAAATACGGCGCGAAAATCGATCTCAACGTCACGCAGAGCTTCAGCCTAAAAAGCAAGGCGTATCGCGCGAGCGGAACGGGGCTGGGGGCGCTGGGCGGCGTGCTAGGCGCAAAGCTGATAAGCAAGAGCCTCGCTAAAACTGCGGCCAAGACGGGCGCAAAAACCCTTACCAAAGCGGGCGCTAGCGCGACCAGCGGTAGTGCGGGGCTCGTATGCGGCCCGGGCGCGGTGGTGTGCGTGCCTGCGTTTGCCGTGGCTACGTGGTTTGGGCTGGATTTTGCGTTTGCCAAGGGCGACGAGGCGCTCAATCGAGAGGAGTTTGAAGCCGCGATCGTGCGCGATATGATGGCGGCAAAAGAGGAGCTAAAGCGCGCGCTGGCGCAGGATTTCAACGCGACGATAGATGAAATTTCGAGTGAAATTTTAAATTTAGACGGGAAGTAGGCGGCGGATTATGCCAGCGTAACTTAGACCCGTTGCGAGCGAAATTTTACGGCGGATTATGGAGCTTTCGTGCGTAGCGGGCGGCGAAATTTTAAAATTTCATCTAAGTGTGGGCGGCGGGTGCCATGCATCAAAATGGGCGGCTCGGTAGGTACGAAGCGGTAGCGAAACTAGCGGCAAAAATAGGCGCACAAGACAAATAGCGTAGTGGGTGTGCAATAAACAGCGCCGCGAGCGAGGAATTTTATAAAATTCTATTCCGCTTTGCTTGCCTTGCTGCACCTGTGCGATTTAAATCGGTTGCGAGTAAAATTTGGCGGCAGATTATAGAATTTTTGTGTGCAACGGACGGCGGAATTTTAAAATTTAATCTAAGCGCAGGCGGCGGACGGGATTACGGCGCACTTATCGCACTGCCGCGCCTCTTAAATTTTTTAAGAAGCAGCTAAAAATTTTTATATATAATCGCCGCTTAAAATAAGGAGTGCTAATGAAAAAATTCTATCTTAAAATTTCGTTATTTGCGTTTATAACGGCATTTGTAGTGATTCCTGCTGCGGCAAAATCGCATTTGACAAGCTTGATAAAGTTAGAGGATTTTAATAACGAAGAGCAAAGGACGCTTTTTAAATCCTGCGATTACGGTGACGGAAAATATGGATCGTGCAATAAACTCGTTGAAATTTTATCTAAAGAGTGCGAGGGCGGCGATATGCGCTCATGTACTATACAGAGTGATTTTTTACAATCTTTGTTTAGAGAAGAGGAGGCTATGAAATATCTGATTAAGCTGTGCGATGCTAACCTTATCGAATATTGCATGGGGCTAGGTTGGGAAGATATAGAATTTAACGGCAATATACAAAGGGCAATTAGGAGTTTTGAAAAAGTATGCGATAGCAAGCTGAAGAATAGTGAGCTTTTTTGTAGAATGAATGAGGAATTAAAGAGCTGTTTAAAAGATAAAGAATGCAATCCGATAATAAGGGGCAAGGCTCTTTTAAAAAGAACTGTAGAGGAGCTGAAATGAGAAGTATTGGCGTTTTATTCTTATTGATTATGATATTGTCGTGTCCGTTATCTGCCAAATCTACGGCAGAGGAACAAAATCTTTATAACGAATGCAATAAAGGAAACGGCAAATATAGCTCATGCACTAAACTAATAGAAATTTTATCTAAAAAATGCGATAGCGGTAATATGGAAAAATGCGATGATTTGGGCTATGTTATGGGTTTAGAGCTCGGTATGCGTGAAGCGGCTTTTGTGCCCTTAGAAAAATCTTGCAAGGCAGGTATTGCAGCCTCTTGTTTTAACCTCGGTATACATGATATTGCGATAAGAGGCAATGTCAAAAGAGCGGCACATAACTACGCTATAGCTTGCGAAAAATATTCAGAGCGCTTGGAAAAAGAAAGAATATTTAAACTAAAGTCTTGTGCGCTAAAGACGGCTTTAGAAAACTGCTTACGAGATCAGGAGGAACACGATCCCGTAAAGTGTGCGAAAAAAGCCTTTTGGGAAATAAGCGATAAATACGACGCAAATTCAACCAAGGAGTAAAAGATGGCAAATCCAAAGAAGAGCAAAGAGCGATAATTAAAGAATTCTATCCAGCAATTTCGGCGCCTTTAATAACGCAAGCTGCGGCAGAGCGCAATCAAAGTGCAGCTGCTAGCAAAAGATAAAATTTACGTCGCTTTCTGATTTAAATTTATATCGTATGTAGGAGCTAACATGAAAGCGCTATTTTTTATACTCGCAATAAAACAAGCGTGCAAATGGGTGCTTGATATGAGCGAGGAGGAGAAAGAGCAAATTTTATATTTAAGGCAGTATTTGGAACTGGGCTGCAAAGGCGGCGACACGCAAATGTGCAAGGATTTAGGAAAAATAGGGAATTAGGGCAGAATTTTAAATACTAAATTGCCCCACTTGCAAGCTCATGAAATTCGGACTTTAAAATTTAATCTTAATTGGGCTATAATCTTAGAATTAATATTCAAAAAGGAGTTTTTATGCAAACACAGAGCAATTTTATAAACCGCGAGCTAAGCTGGCTACGCTTCAATACCCGCGTGCTGGAACAATGCAAAAAGGATATCCCGCTAATTGAAAAATTAAAATTTCTAGCGATTTACAGCACGAATTTAGACGAATTTTATATGATCCGCGTGGCGGGCTTGAAGCAGCTTTTTACCGCCGGCGTTATAACCAGCGGCGATGACGAGATGACGCCTCTAGAGCAGCTGCGCGCGATCCGCTCATATCTGAGGAACGAACAAACCGAGCTTGAGCAGCAGTATTTCGGCATCCAAAAGGAGCTTTGCAAAAACGGGCTTTTTATCAAAAGCTACGACGAGCTACAGCCCGAGCTAAAGCCGGCGGCAGACGAGTTTTTTTTCTCGCAGATAATGCCCGTCATCGTCCCGATCGCAGTGGATGCGACCCATCCTTTCCCGCATCTAAATAATCTCAGCTTCTCCCTCGCAGTCAAACTTTGCGATGAGGGCGCGCCCGAGTCGGTGCATTTTGGAATGATTAGAATTCCGCGCGTGATTCCGCGCTTCGTGCAGGTCGCGCAAAACACCTACGTGCCGATCGGTACCATCGTAAAACGCCATGCGGAAGAGATTTTCCCCGGCTACAAGCTCATCAGCTCCGCAGCCTTCCGCGTCACGCGAAACGCAGATATCGTGATCGAAGAGGAGGAAGCGGACGATTTTATGATGATCCTGGAAGCGGGGCTTAAACTGCGCCGCAAGGGGGCTTTTGTGCGGCTCCAGATCGAAAAAGATGCCGATGTCGAACTATTAGAATTTCTAAATTCCCATCTTAAAATTTTTTACAAAGATATATATGAATGCGCCGTGCCGCTTACGCTGGACGGGCTTTGGGAGATCGCTTCTAATAAGGATTTTTCCTTTCTAGCCCATCCTCAGTATCTGCCAAAGACTCTGCCCCCCTTTAACGAAAACACCTCTGTTATGAGCGCGATGGAGAAGGAGGATATCCTGCTAATCCATCCTTACGAAAGCTTCGATCCTGTCCAAAAACTCATCAAAGAAGCCGCCAAGGATCCGAAAGTCATCTCGATCCGCATGACGCTGTACCGGGTGGAGAAAAACTCCCCGATCGTTCAAAGCCTGATTGAGGCCGCAAGCGATGGCAAGCAGGTAACGGTGATGGTCGAGCTTAAGGCGAGATTTGATGAGGAAAACAACCTGCACTGGGCGAAGGCGCTCGAAGACGCGGGCGCACATGTCATCTACGGTATCACGGGCTTTAAGGTTCACGCCAAAGTAACTCAGATCATCAAAAAAGAGGACGGCAAGTTAAAATTTTATATCCACTTAGGCACGGGCAACTACAACGGCTCTAGCGCTAAAATTTACACCGACGTGAGCTTTTTTACCTGCGGCGACCGCTTCGACAAGGATACGACGAATTTCTTCCACATCCTCTCGGGCTACAACAAAAACCGCAAGCTGGACAACCTCTCTATGTCGCCGATGCAGATCAAAGAGCGACTCCTGGCTATGATAAAAAACGAGGAGAAGAAAGGCTCTGCCGGCAGGATCATCGCTAAGATGAACGCTCTTGTCGACGGCGATATGATCAAGGCGCTGTATAAAGCAAGCGCCGCGGGCGTGAAGATCGATCTCATCGTGCGCGGCATCTGCTGCTTGCGCCCCGCACTTAAGGGCGTCAGCGAAAACATCCGCGTGATCTCGATCGTCGGCAAATACCTGGAGCACGCTAGAATTTTTTACTTCGCGCACGCGCAGCCCAGCCTATATATCGCGAGTGCGGATTGGATGCCGCGAAATTTAGAGCGCAGACTGGAGCTGATGAGCCCGATTTACAACGAAAATTTGCAAAACAAACTCAAAGAAATTTTAAAACTTCAGCTAAGCGATAACGAGCTCGCATTCGAGCTGCAAAGCAGCGGCGAGTACCGAAAGATCGTGCCGAAAAAGGGCGAAGAGAAAATCGACGATCAGGAATTTTTAGAAATTTATTTCAATAAAATTTACAAAAACATCCGCAAACACGACGAAAGCGGCACGGCGCTAACCAAGCTTTTGAAAGAGAGCTAGACATCTAGAATTTTGCGTCGTTTGGGCTAGCTATTCGCTAAGCCCGCGCGCAGACCGAGATCATAAAATACTAAATACGAGATTTCGCGCCGTGAATGCGCGAGTAGATTTACAGAAATTTCAAAGGGATTAAATGAAAAGATATCTTTATCTAGCCGTTATAGCTATGTTTTGCATGGGCGGGGTTTTTGAAGACGCGGACAAGCTCTATGAGGACGGCGATTATCCTAAAGCGATAAAAATGTGGCAGCGCAGCTGCGACAGCGGAGAGGCGCAAAGCTGCTATAGGCTCGGAAACTTATATCGATTCGGCAGGAACGTCACTCAAAACTATCAAAAAGCGGCGAATTTTTATCAAAAAGCCTGCGATGACGGAGATATGACCGGTTGCTATGAGCTTGCAGGACTATACTTTGAAGGCTATGGCGTTAGACAAGATTATCAAAAGGCTGCGAGCCTGCATCAAAAGGCTTGCGACGGCGGCAATATGTTTTCGTGCAATTTGCTTGCAATTTCATACGAATCCGGTATCGGCGTCTCAAGAGACAGGCACAAGGCTATGGTTTTGCGTCAAATGATTTGCGATAACGGTGATGCAGATATGTGCAATAACCTTGCATATTTATATAAAAACGGCGACAAGGTCGGACAGGACTTGCAAAAGTCGGAGAGCTTATATAAAAAAGCGGCTGTTTTGTACCAAAAGAAAGCTCAAATAAATCAAAAGAAATGCGATGAAGGCAGCCTATATGAGTGCCAGCGCTTAGCGGATCTATATATAGACGGCAAGGGCGTAGAGAAGGATTTCAAAAAGGCTGCGGATTTATACCAGAAGGCTTGTGATGGCGGCAGGGCGGCGGCGTGCTTGATTCTGGGAGACTTATACAAAGCAAATAATTACCAAAAAGCAGAAAGCCTATATCAAAGCGGGCTAAATTTGCTTAAAAATACTTGCGAGAGCGGGGATGCGGACTCGTGTAGTTATCTCGGGGATTTATACAAAAATGGATGGCATATTAAACAAGATAGATCCTTAGCAAAAGAATTTTACGGGAAAGCATGCGATTTAGCAGAGCAGATCGGCTGCGACGAATACAAGCAATTAAACGAAGCAGAACTCATCGATGATAAGCACGACATCACACCGAGCGCGCCTTAATCCGTGAAGCTTGCATGCTTGCGCGCAAACAAGGCTACGCAATCAGCGAGCTATCAAATTTTTTAGAATTTTAAAATTCTAAATTTTATAAATTATCTTAGGCGCAGCTTCCTAGAAATACTAGTCTGCCACGATGCCAGCTATATACTGCGCGTAGATAAAATTCCGCTTGCTTATGATAAAATTTTAAATTTTTTAACTTAAAATTTCAAAGTTTATTTACCCGTCATCGTTTAGTATTTCATTAAAATACTTTCAAATTTAAAGTAAAAATTTGTAATTTTAAAAAATGTAAATTTAAGAGATAAAGGCGTAAGCCTGGAAATTCTTTAAATTTAATTAAGTTCTATAATTATAAATGATAAATAAATTCTTTTTAATTTAAATTTAAAGAATTTTTCACTAATATATTGCTATTTTTAATAACGCCTATGAGAAATAGTATTATAAAAGGATCAAAATGAGCTTATTTAGGTTTTCCATTGCAGCGGCGGGAGCGCTTTGTTTATGCGCGGCCACTTTAGCTGCACAGGATGATAGCGAAGGTGGCTCCCAAAATTTAGGGCAGATCAATGTTACGGGAAACGTAGAAAGCGACCCGCTTACCAAAAAAGTCGGCGAAACTAAAAAGAGCGCCAAGCAACTTGCCAAAGAGCAAGTTAGCGATAGTAGAGATATGGTTCGTCACGAAACCGGCGTTTCAGTTGTCGAAAGCGGAAGATTCGGTGCTAGTGGTTATTCGATCCGCGGCGTGGATGAAAATCGCGTCGATATCAGTATAGATGGACTTCGCCAAGCAGAAACACTAAGCTCGCAAGGTTTTAAAGATCTATTTGAAGGATATGGAAATTTTAATAACACTAGAAACGGCGTTGAGGTTGAAAACGTAAGACAAGTAGATATCACTAAAGGTGCAGATTCGGTAAAAAGAGGCTCGGGCGCGCTAGGTGGCTCAGTAGCGTTTGAGACAAAGGATGCGAGAGATTATCTAACGGAGAAGGATTGGTATTACGGATTTAAGCGCGGGTATCAAAGTGCGGATAGACAAAACTGGCAAAGCCATGCAGCTGCAGTTCGGTTTAAGTGGTTTGATCTTTTGGCTATTCATACTGATAGAGAAGGACATGAACTAAAAAACTGGGGTTATAAAGACTATGACCCAGCCGTCATCAGAAAAGTTAGGGAAAAGCCCGATCCGTATAGAATTTACAAGAAAAGCACCCTTGTCAAATTTGGTTTTCAACCCACCGATACCGATAGATTTAGCCTAGGATACGATAAGTCTAATATAAAATCAGAGGGAATAGACTGGTCGAATCAATTTGCTCTTTATAATACGCAAACCCCTTGGGGAGCATTGACTAACGATATACGACACACTAACGACACAAGCGAAAGAAAGAATTACTCGTTTTCTTACGAAAATTTCGATGAAACGCCTTTATGGGACAGCTTGAAATTTAGCTATAACAAGCAGCGCATTAAACTAAAGGCAAGAACGGACGAATATTGCGAGGGCGATAACTGCGCAGGCATTTCAAATCCGTCTGGTCTACATATAAACGAAAACGGAAAAATGGTAGATAAATACGGAGGCGAGCTGCAACATTCTACCGAGACGTATTACGAACAGCCGTGGTGGAGTCCTGTTCCCATACCTAGGACGAGAGATATAGTAGTAGATAGTAGAGGCGATAAAGTGGATGATAACACCTACCGAGGATACACGAATGAATTAAACACGGGAGGAGTCTCCGATATTTTAGTCAATTGCGATAACTATAACTGCTCAAAGGGTATCGATCTATTTGATACAAATACGTGGAGCTATCAGCACTACGACCTTACCCCTGTACCTACCCCTAATGGCAAAGGAAACTATGCGGTAATCAATCCAAAAGATAGCTGGAACGGCGATTCTCTCTTATTGCCGAGCCAATACGGCTTTGTAGATAACAACTGGAAAGACAGGGATCTCATCACCGATACAAAACAATTAAATCTCGATCTTACCAAGGATTTTACTATCAAAAGCTCAGAGCACACCTTAAGCTACGGCGGGCTTTTTAGTAAAAGCGATAAGCGAATGGTAAACAGACAAGGATACGAGCCTACGAATAAACAGTGGTGGGCCGAAACCTTTTTCGGCGTAAGAAATACTAACCCCGACTTTCCTATGCTCGGCACTTGGTATGCGGATAAATGTAAGCTATACAACGGAAACGACTATGTAACGCTTTGTAGCCACGAAGACGATCCTTTTAGCTTTCTTATTCCGGTTGAGACTAAAACCGGAGCGCTTTATGTGGGGGATGATTTTCGCATAAACGATATCCTAGGCTTTGATCTTAATTATAGATACGACAGAGTGAAGCATAATCCAAGCTACACTCCCGGCGTGACGCCTAAAATTCCGACCGATCTGTTTATCGGTATGTTCGTTCCCTATACGCCGCTTCCGGGCACTCCGTCTAACGACGAGATAAAAGCTCACAAAGATGCAAATGCAGAAGCCAACGCCGTATATTTAGCTTCTCAGAAGAGAAAATATTCGGCAAATTCATATTCTTTAGCTACAAGCATCGATCCACTTGATTTTTTCAGACTTCAACTTAAATATGCAAACGGATTTAGGGCGCCTACTTCGGACGAAATTTACTTCACTTTCCAGCATCCGGATTTTTCGATATATCCAAATTTGGATTTGAAAAAAGAAACGGCAAAGACTAAAGAGATTGCCTTTACGCTTCATAATTCGCCAAGCTTTGTTACATTGAATTTATTCCAAACGGATTATAGGAATTTTATAGATTTACAATATAAGGGGGAATTTCAGCTTCCTTATGGAAACGGTGGAAGTACAATGCCTACCTCTGTGTATCAAAACGTAAATCGTCCAAAAGCAAGAGTAAGAGGAATAGAGATAGATTCGAGACTGGCTTTGGATCAAATTTGGCAGCAATTGCAGGGTTTTAGCATTGGATACAAGCTAAGTATCCAAAAGGGTAGAATGGACATAGGTAATGGCAAAATAGATACCCCGATGAATGCGATCCAGCCTAGAACGGCGGTTTATAGCGTAAGCTACCAAAGCCCAGGCGATAAATTCGGCGCAGATCTATTTATAACTGCGGTAGCTGCAAAAAAAGGAGACGACACCTATAATATGTATTGGTATGAGCAAGCGCGAAGCGGCAAAATCGTAAACGGCAAACCTGTAAGCAATAGCGAAGTGGAATGGAGAAGCGGCGCATATACCACGATAGACTTCGTAACATATGTAAAGCCGATCAAATATCTAACTCTTCGTGCAGGCGCATATAATATAACCGATCGCAAATATATCACTTGGGAAAGCGCCAGATCAATAAGGCCTTTTGGAACTAGCAATCTGATAGATCAAGAAACAGGACTTGGTATCAACCGTTTTTACTCGCCGGGTAGGAACTATAAACTGACATGGGAGTTTCAGTTTTAAAATTTAATCAAGTGTTTGACGTCTTATTAAAACAAAAGCCTTTGGAATCAAAATTTATAGATTTATTACTAAATTTAAAAAGATGGCGATAGTAAATCATTTGGCATCATTTAGATTTCCGAATTTTATGCAGCGTGTAAATTTCAAATTTTACGTGACGTGGCAGACCAAAGGCTCCTGTCTGTGATGACATCAGCTTCGTAATTTTGCAATGATGTTTGTGATCTTTCCGTCGCTTCGAGATCGAATTTTTTGCCCGTGTAAATTTACCGAGCTGAAAAACATAGCGCCCGTATGT
Protein-coding sequences here:
- a CDS encoding SEL1-like repeat protein — protein: MKRYLYLAVIAMFCMGGVFEDADKLYEDGDYPKAIKMWQRSCDSGEAQSCYRLGNLYRFGRNVTQNYQKAANFYQKACDDGDMTGCYELAGLYFEGYGVRQDYQKAASLHQKACDGGNMFSCNLLAISYESGIGVSRDRHKAMVLRQMICDNGDADMCNNLAYLYKNGDKVGQDLQKSESLYKKAAVLYQKKAQINQKKCDEGSLYECQRLADLYIDGKGVEKDFKKAADLYQKACDGGRAAACLILGDLYKANNYQKAESLYQSGLNLLKNTCESGDADSCSYLGDLYKNGWHIKQDRSLAKEFYGKACDLAEQIGCDEYKQLNEAELIDDKHDITPSAP
- a CDS encoding TonB-dependent receptor translates to MSLFRFSIAAAGALCLCAATLAAQDDSEGGSQNLGQINVTGNVESDPLTKKVGETKKSAKQLAKEQVSDSRDMVRHETGVSVVESGRFGASGYSIRGVDENRVDISIDGLRQAETLSSQGFKDLFEGYGNFNNTRNGVEVENVRQVDITKGADSVKRGSGALGGSVAFETKDARDYLTEKDWYYGFKRGYQSADRQNWQSHAAAVRFKWFDLLAIHTDREGHELKNWGYKDYDPAVIRKVREKPDPYRIYKKSTLVKFGFQPTDTDRFSLGYDKSNIKSEGIDWSNQFALYNTQTPWGALTNDIRHTNDTSERKNYSFSYENFDETPLWDSLKFSYNKQRIKLKARTDEYCEGDNCAGISNPSGLHINENGKMVDKYGGELQHSTETYYEQPWWSPVPIPRTRDIVVDSRGDKVDDNTYRGYTNELNTGGVSDILVNCDNYNCSKGIDLFDTNTWSYQHYDLTPVPTPNGKGNYAVINPKDSWNGDSLLLPSQYGFVDNNWKDRDLITDTKQLNLDLTKDFTIKSSEHTLSYGGLFSKSDKRMVNRQGYEPTNKQWWAETFFGVRNTNPDFPMLGTWYADKCKLYNGNDYVTLCSHEDDPFSFLIPVETKTGALYVGDDFRINDILGFDLNYRYDRVKHNPSYTPGVTPKIPTDLFIGMFVPYTPLPGTPSNDEIKAHKDANAEANAVYLASQKRKYSANSYSLATSIDPLDFFRLQLKYANGFRAPTSDEIYFTFQHPDFSIYPNLDLKKETAKTKEIAFTLHNSPSFVTLNLFQTDYRNFIDLQYKGEFQLPYGNGGSTMPTSVYQNVNRPKARVRGIEIDSRLALDQIWQQLQGFSIGYKLSIQKGRMDIGNGKIDTPMNAIQPRTAVYSVSYQSPGDKFGADLFITAVAAKKGDDTYNMYWYEQARSGKIVNGKPVSNSEVEWRSGAYTTIDFVTYVKPIKYLTLRAGAYNITDRKYITWESARSIRPFGTSNLIDQETGLGINRFYSPGRNYKLTWEFQF
- a CDS encoding RNA degradosome polyphosphate kinase, producing the protein MQTQSNFINRELSWLRFNTRVLEQCKKDIPLIEKLKFLAIYSTNLDEFYMIRVAGLKQLFTAGVITSGDDEMTPLEQLRAIRSYLRNEQTELEQQYFGIQKELCKNGLFIKSYDELQPELKPAADEFFFSQIMPVIVPIAVDATHPFPHLNNLSFSLAVKLCDEGAPESVHFGMIRIPRVIPRFVQVAQNTYVPIGTIVKRHAEEIFPGYKLISSAAFRVTRNADIVIEEEEADDFMMILEAGLKLRRKGAFVRLQIEKDADVELLEFLNSHLKIFYKDIYECAVPLTLDGLWEIASNKDFSFLAHPQYLPKTLPPFNENTSVMSAMEKEDILLIHPYESFDPVQKLIKEAAKDPKVISIRMTLYRVEKNSPIVQSLIEAASDGKQVTVMVELKARFDEENNLHWAKALEDAGAHVIYGITGFKVHAKVTQIIKKEDGKLKFYIHLGTGNYNGSSAKIYTDVSFFTCGDRFDKDTTNFFHILSGYNKNRKLDNLSMSPMQIKERLLAMIKNEEKKGSAGRIIAKMNALVDGDMIKALYKASAAGVKIDLIVRGICCLRPALKGVSENIRVISIVGKYLEHARIFYFAHAQPSLYIASADWMPRNLERRLELMSPIYNENLQNKLKEILKLQLSDNELAFELQSSGEYRKIVPKKGEEKIDDQEFLEIYFNKIYKNIRKHDESGTALTKLLKES